The sequence below is a genomic window from Prochlorococcus marinus CUG1438.
TAGAAATTCATTAGCAAACCAACTTAGAGAAAAATTAAAGGAATCAGAGTAATCTTAATAATTATGTATTTCTTGCAGAGAGTAGGTATCAATTCTATTACTTCTTAATGATTTTATTGCTTTTATGGCAGCCTTAGCTCCAGGAATAGTAGTGAAAGTGGGAATATTGTACTCTAAAGCAGCACGTCTTAAGTATGCGTCGTCATGAAGTGCCTGAGATCCTATTGGAGTATTAATTATTAATTGGACAAGTCCTGAACGAATTAGGTCCTCTATGTTTGGTCTCCCTTCATGTACTTTTAATACTTCTTCAACTTGAATGCCTAAATCATTTAAATATGAAGCTGTACCTTTCGTTGCAATTAATTTAAATCCTAAAATCAACAATTCCTCGGCAATTTCTTCAAGATATTTTTTATCTAAATCATTTGTAGACAAAAAAGCCACTCCCTCAGAAGGTACGCCATTTCCTGCAGCCAGTTCTGACTTTGCATAAGCAATACCAAAATCTTTAGCTAAACCCATTACTTCTCCAGTTGATCTCATTTCAGGACCAAGAAGCGTATCAGATCCAGGAAATCTTTTAAAAGGCAAAACAGCTTCTTTTACTGCCTGATATTTTGGAGAAATTTCTTGTGTAAAATTAACTTCTTCTAATGTCAAGCCTTGCATTAACTGGGTAGCTAATTTAGCTACAGGTTTACCTATAGCTTTTGAAACAAATGGAACTGTTCGGGAAGCTCTTGGATTTGCTTCTAAAATAAAAAGCTCGTTTTCTTTATTATTTAAATTTGTCACTGCAAATTGCAAATTAATTAAACCAGTAACATTTAATCTTTTAGAGATTAATTTAGTCCAATTTTTTACAATATCTAGAGTTGATTTTGAAAGAGAGATGGAAGGTAAACAGCAAGCCGAATCTCCCGAGTGAATTCCTGCAGGTTCAACATGTTCCATTAAACCAGCAATTACAACTGAACCTTCTGAATCACATAAAGCATCAACATCTATCTCAATAGCATTATTTAAATATTGATCAAGAAGAATTGGATGATCAGGTGATACCTTCACTGCCTCAGTAATATATCTTGATAATTCATGCTCATCTTTTACTATCTCCATTGCCCTGCCTCCCAAAACATAAGAAGGTCTTACAACCAAGGGGAATCCAATATTTTTTGCAACCTTTTGTGCTTCATTTTGATTTCGTGCTATTCCATTTAGTGGTTGCCTAATATTTAATTCCTGAAGTATTTTTGTAAATTCTTCTCTATCTTCTGCTAAATCAATTGAGATAGGCGAGGTTCCAAGTATTTTTGATCCAGTTCTAATTCCATCATTAGACTCAAGCCACTCAAATAAAGGCAACGACAATTTTAATGGGGTTTGACCTCCAAATTGAACAATCAAACCATAAGGATTTTCAGCTTCTATTATGTTGATCACATCTTCCAAGGTTACAGGCTCAAAATATAAAATATCGCTAGTATCGTAATCTGTAGATACAGTCTCAGGATTACTATTAACCATGATTGTGTTGTATCCATCCGCGGAGGCTTGATATGAAGCATGACAACAGCAGTAATCGAATTCAATTCCCTGACCAATTCTGTTTGGACCTCCTCCTAATATCATGATTTTTTTTGATTCATTATTTTTTGAAACTTCGCTATCAAAAATTTGAGAATTTGAATTTATAAAAGGCTCTTCATAAGTAGAATAATGATAAGGAGTAGAGGATGAAAACTCTGCTGAACAAGTATCTACAGTTTTATAAATTGGTATTATATTAAGGTTTTTTCTGTGCCTCCTTACTTCAAAAAAATCGGAATTAGTTAAACTAGCGATCTGTTGATCTGCGAAACCCAATTGTTTTGCATGCAACATCAAATCTCTATTCAGACTGAAAAGTTCTTTATTTTTCAAAAAACAATTTTCAAAATTAAAGATATTGCGTAATTTTTCGATAAACCATAAATCAATATTTGTAACTTCATGGATAAAAGAATTAGTTTTTCCAAGCTGCATTGCTTTTTTAATTATGAGAATTCTTTCAGATGTGGGGTTTCTTAAACTAGTCTGCAAATCATTATCGTTCTTAATTTCATCTATCGAATCACAATCCCATCCATAAATATTCACTTCTAAGGACCTTAATGCTTTCTGAAATGATTCTTCAAAAGAACGTCCGATTGCCATTGACTCACCAACGGACTTCATAGCAGTACTTAATGTATTTGATGATCCTTTAAACTTTTCAAAGGCAAACCTAGGAATTTTGGTAACGACATAATCAATTGATGGTTCAAAACATGCAGGAGTTTTTTTTGTTATGTCATTTATAATCTCATCAAGTGTATAGCCTACAGATAATAAAGCTGCAATCTTGGCTATGGGAAATCCAGTCGCTTTACTTGCCAAAGCAGAAGATCTACTCACACGAGGATTCATCTCTATTACAATTACCTCACCATCAATTGGATTTATTGCAAATTGAATATTGCTACCTCCAGTTTCTACTCCTACCTCTCTAATAATTTTTATGGATAAGTCTCTCAGTCTTTGATATTCCTTATCTGTTAAGGTCTGTGCTGGAGCTACAGTAATTGAATCTCCAGTGTGGACACCCATTGGATCTAAATTTTCAATACTGCAAACTATTACAACATTATCAGCTGTGTCTCTCATGACCTCTAATTCAAATTCTTTCCATCCAATAAGTGATTTTTCAATCAATATTTGATTACTAGGACTTTCCTCCAAGCCTGTATTACACAATTCGATAAATTCTTCGAGATTATAAGCAATCCCACCTCCAACTCCACCTAAAGTAAATGCTGGTCTTATTATGAGTGGGTATGAATTAATTTCTTTTGATACATCTCTAGCTTCAGTCAAGTTAGACGCTATACCAGATGGACATACATTTACATTTATTTTTTCCATAGATTCTTTAAATAATTTTCTATCTTCTGCCTTATTAATAGCTCTTAAATCAGCACCAATTAATTCAACATTGTTTTTATTTAAGAAATCTGATTCGGATAATTTAACTGCTAGATTCAAAGCAGTTTGACCCCCCATTGTGGGAAGAATTGCATCAGGTTTTTCTTTTAAAATAATCTGAGAAACTATATCAGGAGTTAATGGCTCAATATATGTTTTGCTAGCAATTTCAGGATCAGTCATTATTGAAGCCGGATTCGAATTTATCAAGATAATTTCATAACCAGCTTTTCTTAAAGCTTTGCATGCTTGGGTTCCAGAGTAATCAAATTCGCAAGCTTGCCCTATAACAATAGGGCCTGAACCTAGAATAAGAATTTTTTTAAGATCACCTCTTTGAGGCATAATTTAAAACCTTTATTTATTTCATGCTACTTATAAATCATCAGATGTTAATCAAGTTACTTGAAAAGCAACATTTGTTTCTATAGTATTGAAAGAAATTAATTTTTTATGAGCGAACTTCAACGACTTAAAAGTTTGTTGCCTCCAGAGAATGAAAGTTGGGTGTTTATTGAAGCTGCCGCTGCAATCGATCCACCTTTAATAACACTTGAGGAAATAGGTCGTGATGAAGTAGAAATACAAATAGATTTAGATGAATGGGACAATTTTGCAATTGATCATAGAAACTTATTATTTTGGCACGAAGTAGGGAAGATTCAAAATGACGCAATACCTAGAGACGGTTGGGAAATGGCTGCTCTTGCCATAGGGCTTGGAGGAGCAATTGGCGAGTTATGGGTTCAAGATGGATTACTCTTATTACTTGCTCTTGGGTTATCAAGTTTTGCGGGGTATAGATTATATCTAAAGAATAATTCTGAAAAAAAACTACAGGATGCTATTTCTGCAGATGAAAGAGCTATAGATCTTGCTTGTAGATTTGGTTATAGTATTCCAAATGCTTATAAAAGTCTTGGAGGAGCATTAAAGGAGTTAATTGAAAAAACTAGAAAAAAGAAAAAAAGAAGCATCTTTGAGGACAGATTAGATGCCTTAAGAAAAAGTGCTGAAAAGGCCAGAGCAGAATTATCTCAGCAGGAAGGTTCAGAGCAATCAGTATCAAGCGAAAATGTATATGGACAATAAACTTTTAGTTTTGATGGCAGCTAAAGCTTGTGATGTAAAAAAGGCTAAAGATATAAAACTTATAAAAATTGATAAAGTCTCCTTCATAAGTGAATGGATATTAATTGCTGAGGGATTATCTGATGTTCAGGTTAGATCTATAACTAACTCAGTGGAGGGCGAATTAAGAGAAAAGGCTAAAGTTGAACCAATAAGGAAAGAAGGAGTTACCGAGGCAAAATGGGCTCTACTTGATTATGGTGATTTGATTGTTAATATTTTTCAGCCAGACATTAGAAAATATTATGATCTTGAATCATTTTGGAGTAATGGAGACTATCTTACATTCCCATAAATGGTCATTATGAACGAATCTAATTGTCCAGTCCCTAGGGAACAACAACCGACAAATGAATTCATTGAATTATCAAAATCTAAAATTTTTTCTTGGCCAAAAACTAAACAATTACTAGTTCTTGTATTGATTAAATTCTGGATAGCTACTTTTGTTTTATTTGTCATTATTTCTTCTGGAAGTATATATTTTAAAACTTCTATATTAAAGTATGTTTTATTAAGTTTATTTAG
It includes:
- the carB gene encoding carbamoyl-phosphate synthase large subunit, with protein sequence MPQRGDLKKILILGSGPIVIGQACEFDYSGTQACKALRKAGYEIILINSNPASIMTDPEIASKTYIEPLTPDIVSQIILKEKPDAILPTMGGQTALNLAVKLSESDFLNKNNVELIGADLRAINKAEDRKLFKESMEKINVNVCPSGIASNLTEARDVSKEINSYPLIIRPAFTLGGVGGGIAYNLEEFIELCNTGLEESPSNQILIEKSLIGWKEFELEVMRDTADNVVIVCSIENLDPMGVHTGDSITVAPAQTLTDKEYQRLRDLSIKIIREVGVETGGSNIQFAINPIDGEVIVIEMNPRVSRSSALASKATGFPIAKIAALLSVGYTLDEIINDITKKTPACFEPSIDYVVTKIPRFAFEKFKGSSNTLSTAMKSVGESMAIGRSFEESFQKALRSLEVNIYGWDCDSIDEIKNDNDLQTSLRNPTSERILIIKKAMQLGKTNSFIHEVTNIDLWFIEKLRNIFNFENCFLKNKELFSLNRDLMLHAKQLGFADQQIASLTNSDFFEVRRHRKNLNIIPIYKTVDTCSAEFSSSTPYHYSTYEEPFINSNSQIFDSEVSKNNESKKIMILGGGPNRIGQGIEFDYCCCHASYQASADGYNTIMVNSNPETVSTDYDTSDILYFEPVTLEDVINIIEAENPYGLIVQFGGQTPLKLSLPLFEWLESNDGIRTGSKILGTSPISIDLAEDREEFTKILQELNIRQPLNGIARNQNEAQKVAKNIGFPLVVRPSYVLGGRAMEIVKDEHELSRYITEAVKVSPDHPILLDQYLNNAIEIDVDALCDSEGSVVIAGLMEHVEPAGIHSGDSACCLPSISLSKSTLDIVKNWTKLISKRLNVTGLINLQFAVTNLNNKENELFILEANPRASRTVPFVSKAIGKPVAKLATQLMQGLTLEEVNFTQEISPKYQAVKEAVLPFKRFPGSDTLLGPEMRSTGEVMGLAKDFGIAYAKSELAAGNGVPSEGVAFLSTNDLDKKYLEEIAEELLILGFKLIATKGTASYLNDLGIQVEEVLKVHEGRPNIEDLIRSGLVQLIINTPIGSQALHDDAYLRRAALEYNIPTFTTIPGAKAAIKAIKSLRSNRIDTYSLQEIHNY
- a CDS encoding DUF3318 domain-containing protein; the protein is MSELQRLKSLLPPENESWVFIEAAAAIDPPLITLEEIGRDEVEIQIDLDEWDNFAIDHRNLLFWHEVGKIQNDAIPRDGWEMAALAIGLGGAIGELWVQDGLLLLLALGLSSFAGYRLYLKNNSEKKLQDAISADERAIDLACRFGYSIPNAYKSLGGALKELIEKTRKKKKRSIFEDRLDALRKSAEKARAELSQQEGSEQSVSSENVYGQ
- the rsfS gene encoding ribosome silencing factor, with protein sequence MDNKLLVLMAAKACDVKKAKDIKLIKIDKVSFISEWILIAEGLSDVQVRSITNSVEGELREKAKVEPIRKEGVTEAKWALLDYGDLIVNIFQPDIRKYYDLESFWSNGDYLTFP